In Planctomycetia bacterium, one DNA window encodes the following:
- a CDS encoding NAD-dependent epimerase/dehydratase family protein, whose product MTNKDRSQPLAGPSLVEPSLPDVIADDAALEELLSRPTPAVVAALARVPGDIVFLGVAGKMGPTLARMAVRASAAAGVKRRVIGVSRFSDPKSESQLQAVGIETVRCDLADPEQTARLPDAPNVVAMSALKFGSTGRKALTWGMNVYVPTLICRRYAGSRIVAFSTGNVYPLTDVRLGGSRETDPVGPVGEYAMSTLGRERIYEYFAECAGSGTSLPRPTPTVIVRLNYACELRYGVLADMARRIYAGEAIDLSMGCVNAIWQGDANAAVLQSLERAAAPAFTFNLAGPETLSVRRLCETLAAGLGKPATFVGEEASDALLSNGQLGHGLFGYPTVPIARLLAWIVDWTLRGGRSLDKPTHFEARDGAY is encoded by the coding sequence ATGACGAATAAAGATCGTTCCCAACCGCTCGCCGGCCCATCACTTGTCGAGCCGTCGTTGCCTGACGTCATCGCCGACGACGCTGCGCTCGAGGAATTGCTCAGCCGTCCGACGCCGGCCGTCGTCGCCGCGCTCGCGCGCGTGCCGGGCGATATCGTGTTCCTCGGCGTGGCCGGGAAGATGGGGCCGACGCTCGCCCGCATGGCCGTCCGTGCGAGCGCAGCGGCCGGCGTGAAGCGGCGCGTGATCGGCGTGTCGCGCTTTTCCGATCCGAAGTCCGAATCGCAGCTCCAAGCGGTCGGCATCGAGACCGTCCGTTGCGATCTGGCCGATCCCGAGCAAACGGCCCGCTTGCCCGACGCGCCGAACGTCGTCGCGATGTCGGCCTTGAAGTTCGGCTCGACGGGACGCAAGGCGCTCACCTGGGGCATGAACGTCTACGTGCCGACCCTCATCTGCCGCCGTTATGCCGGTAGCCGGATCGTGGCGTTCTCGACCGGCAACGTGTATCCGCTCACCGACGTGCGACTCGGCGGCTCGCGCGAGACCGATCCCGTCGGACCGGTCGGCGAATACGCGATGAGCACGCTCGGACGCGAGCGCATTTACGAATACTTCGCCGAGTGCGCCGGCTCGGGCACTTCCCTGCCGCGCCCCACGCCGACCGTGATCGTGCGGCTCAACTACGCTTGCGAGCTACGCTACGGAGTGTTGGCTGATATGGCGCGCCGCATCTACGCCGGCGAAGCGATCGATCTTTCGATGGGTTGCGTCAACGCGATCTGGCAAGGGGATGCGAACGCCGCGGTGTTGCAATCGCTCGAGCGCGCGGCAGCGCCGGCGTTTACGTTCAATCTCGCCGGCCCGGAGACGTTGTCGGTGCGGCGACTATGCGAGACGCTCGCGGCGGGCCTCGGCAAGCCGGCGACGTTCGTCGGCGAAGAAGCTTCCGACGCGCTCCTGAGCAACGGCCAACTCGGCCACGGATTGTTCGGCTATCCGACTGTGCCGATCGCGCGGTTGCTCGCGTGGATCGTCGATTGGACGCTGCGCGGCGGCCGGTCGCTCGACAAGCCGACGCACTTCGAAGCGCGCGACGGAGCTTACTAA
- a CDS encoding (2Fe-2S)-binding protein: MQLDDEVCLCFHVTKRKLQNFLRIERPRRAAQMSDCFGAGTGCGWCRRYLAKMFDAAQAGSTVAEAAGLDDPDSTDYAQNRSAYIKAGGGTPPPGATPA, translated from the coding sequence ATGCAGCTCGACGACGAAGTCTGCCTCTGCTTTCACGTCACGAAGCGCAAGCTGCAAAACTTTCTTCGCATCGAGCGGCCGCGGCGCGCGGCGCAAATGAGCGACTGCTTCGGGGCCGGCACCGGTTGCGGCTGGTGCCGCAGGTACCTAGCGAAAATGTTCGACGCCGCGCAAGCCGGCTCGACCGTCGCCGAAGCCGCAGGGCTCGACGATCCCGATTCGACCGATTACGCCCAGAACCGCTCGGCATACATCAAAGCCGGCGGCGGCACCCCGCCTCCCGGCGCAACACCCGCGTAA
- a CDS encoding amidohydrolase family protein: MPIIDAHQHFWQLSKPKPYDYAWIGKPGKEAINRDYLPADLKTRMDEVGVTHTVFVQTQHHLEENRWVLQMAAENPWILGVVGWVDLQSPECERQLLEMREHKKFVGVRHIVHDEPDDDWIVRPNVIRGLKVLEKHGVPYDLLFFVKHLKHAATLAKQLPNLPLVIDHLAKPEIKNPNHAESIAAWLPQLTAAAKYPNVYCKLSGMVTEADWKAWKPDDLRPYVDHALELFGPERCMFGSDWPVCELAGSYKQVFSALNEVLGPLSASERAAIFSGTATKFYKLQVS; this comes from the coding sequence ATGCCGATCATCGACGCTCATCAGCACTTTTGGCAACTCTCGAAGCCGAAGCCGTACGACTATGCTTGGATCGGCAAGCCGGGGAAAGAGGCGATCAACCGCGATTACTTACCGGCCGATTTAAAGACCCGAATGGATGAGGTCGGCGTCACGCATACCGTGTTCGTGCAGACGCAGCATCATCTCGAAGAGAATCGTTGGGTGTTGCAAATGGCCGCGGAAAACCCGTGGATTCTCGGCGTCGTCGGCTGGGTCGACCTGCAATCGCCGGAGTGTGAGCGGCAGCTGCTCGAGATGCGCGAACACAAGAAGTTCGTCGGCGTGCGGCATATCGTGCATGATGAACCGGACGACGATTGGATCGTGCGGCCGAACGTGATTCGCGGTCTGAAGGTGCTCGAGAAGCATGGCGTGCCGTACGATCTGCTCTTCTTCGTCAAGCATTTGAAGCACGCTGCGACGCTGGCGAAGCAGTTGCCGAACCTGCCGCTCGTGATCGATCACTTGGCGAAGCCCGAGATCAAGAATCCGAATCACGCCGAAAGCATCGCCGCTTGGCTGCCGCAGCTCACGGCCGCGGCGAAATATCCCAACGTGTATTGCAAGCTCTCGGGTATGGTCACCGAAGCCGATTGGAAAGCCTGGAAGCCGGACGATCTTCGCCCGTACGTCGATCACGCGCTCGAGTTGTTCGGGCCGGAGCGTTGCATGTTCGGCAGCGATTGGCCGGTGTGCGAACTTGCAGGCTCGTACAAGCAAGTCTTTTCGGCGTTGAACGAAGTGCTCGGCCCGCTGAGTGCGAGCGAACGAGCGGCGATCTTCAGCGGCACCGCGACGAAGTTTTATAAACTCCAGGTGTCGTAA
- a CDS encoding DinB family protein has translation MDVKDSILSTRGMSSMVLTKYLSDLEDADLMLRPTPGCNHLAWQLGHLISSDAQLIDGACPGKSFELPAGFAEAHAKDKCGCDDAAKFRTKQEYLDLIAKADAALTKALQEMPVEQFDAPSPEWMRSFFPTVGHMFTLIATHAMMHAGQFAVVRRQLGKPILI, from the coding sequence ATGGACGTTAAAGATTCGATTCTCTCGACGCGAGGGATGAGCTCGATGGTGCTCACGAAGTACCTCAGCGATCTGGAGGATGCCGACCTGATGCTGCGCCCCACGCCGGGCTGCAACCATCTCGCTTGGCAACTCGGCCATCTGATCAGCTCCGATGCGCAGCTGATCGACGGCGCGTGCCCGGGCAAAAGCTTCGAGCTTCCCGCCGGCTTCGCCGAAGCGCACGCGAAAGATAAGTGCGGCTGCGACGATGCCGCGAAGTTCCGCACGAAGCAAGAGTATCTCGACCTGATCGCGAAGGCGGACGCCGCCTTGACGAAAGCGCTTCAGGAAATGCCGGTCGAGCAATTCGATGCGCCGAGTCCGGAGTGGATGCGGTCGTTCTTTCCGACCGTCGGCCACATGTTCACGCTGATCGCCACGCACGCGATGATGCACGCCGGACAATTCGCCGTCGTGCGGCGTCAACTCGGCAAGCCGATCTTGATTTGA
- a CDS encoding RbsD/FucU family protein, which translates to MLKHSLIHPQLNDILGRAGHHAKILIADGHYPSSSKKGPNAEIVCLNLAPGIVSCAQVLEAILSAVPIDCVNTMMYEESDPYTLGGDPPVWDEYRAVLKKAGMDLQLEPIKKWDFYEHVTTPDHVLTVQTGDMQRFANLLLSIGVRME; encoded by the coding sequence ATGTTGAAACACTCGCTGATCCATCCTCAACTCAACGACATCCTCGGCCGGGCCGGACACCATGCCAAGATTCTGATCGCCGACGGGCACTATCCGTCGTCGAGCAAGAAGGGGCCGAACGCCGAAATCGTCTGCCTGAATCTCGCGCCGGGAATCGTGAGTTGTGCGCAGGTGCTCGAGGCGATTCTTTCGGCGGTGCCGATCGATTGCGTGAACACGATGATGTACGAAGAGAGCGATCCCTACACGCTCGGCGGCGATCCTCCGGTGTGGGACGAATACCGCGCGGTCTTGAAGAAAGCCGGCATGGATCTGCAACTCGAGCCGATCAAGAAGTGGGATTTTTACGAACACGTCACGACCCCCGACCACGTGCTCACCGTGCAAACCGGCGATATGCAACGCTTCGCGAATTTGTTGTTGTCGATCGGCGTGCGGATGGAGTGA
- a CDS encoding pyridoxamine 5'-phosphate oxidase family protein — protein sequence MLTTSRPDGTLHSRPMATQQTKFDGELWFFTAEDSLKVDETEERPAVNVSYSDAAHNRYVSVSGRGVLVKDRKMAEELWNPLYKAWFPQGLDDPQLALLRVDVEEAEYWDAPSSTMVQVVGFVKAILTGKQYAPGEHATISMSPAPTM from the coding sequence ATGCTCACGACGAGCCGCCCGGACGGCACCTTGCATAGCCGGCCGATGGCGACGCAGCAAACGAAGTTCGATGGCGAGCTTTGGTTCTTCACCGCGGAAGATTCGCTCAAAGTGGATGAAACCGAAGAGCGGCCGGCCGTGAACGTCAGCTATTCCGACGCCGCACACAATCGCTACGTCTCGGTGTCGGGCCGTGGCGTGTTGGTAAAAGATCGGAAGATGGCCGAGGAACTTTGGAACCCGCTCTACAAGGCTTGGTTTCCCCAAGGACTCGACGATCCGCAACTCGCGCTGCTGCGCGTCGATGTGGAAGAAGCCGAGTATTGGGACGCCCCTTCGAGCACGATGGTGCAAGTCGTCGGGTTCGTGAAAGCGATTCTCACGGGCAAGCAATACGCACCCGGCGAACACGCCACGATTTCGATGAGCCCTGCGCCGACCATGTAA
- a CDS encoding MBL fold metallo-hydrolase — MPRLVHLRSLWFAVFSTIAFLADGRAQGADQPRTLDIYWVDVEGGAATLIVTPAGESILIDAGNPGRRDADRIFHVAVDVAKLKKIDHLITTHFHVDHFGGAAQLASVLPIGEVHDNGQFEGLRDKPSPEYLAFKADKRSVVSPGDVYTLKPLGEGATSLKLQCLGARQKFIAVGDTKTGGKSEPNDCCAANQVKPVDNSDNANSVVTLLQFGDFDFLNTGDLTWNREFDLVCPINRVGVVDVFQVSHHGLDVSNNPVLIKSISPRVAIVNNGTTKGCGPLMFAALKETPSIEAIYQVHKNLRPDGTTNNAPDEFIANKEAECKGEHLKLSVAPDGKSYTVSVASTGHSKTYASK; from the coding sequence ATGCCCCGCCTCGTCCATTTGCGTTCGCTGTGGTTCGCCGTATTTTCGACGATCGCTTTCCTTGCCGACGGCCGGGCGCAAGGCGCCGACCAGCCGCGCACGCTCGATATCTATTGGGTCGACGTCGAAGGAGGAGCCGCCACGCTGATCGTCACGCCGGCCGGCGAATCGATCTTGATCGACGCCGGCAATCCCGGCCGCCGCGATGCCGATCGGATCTTTCATGTCGCCGTCGATGTGGCGAAGTTGAAGAAGATCGACCACCTTATCACCACGCACTTCCACGTCGACCATTTCGGCGGCGCAGCGCAACTGGCTTCGGTGTTGCCGATCGGCGAAGTTCACGACAACGGCCAATTCGAAGGGCTGCGCGACAAGCCCTCGCCGGAGTATCTTGCGTTTAAGGCCGATAAGCGCTCGGTCGTGTCGCCCGGCGACGTCTACACGCTGAAGCCGCTCGGCGAAGGGGCGACATCGCTCAAGCTGCAGTGTCTCGGAGCTCGGCAGAAGTTCATCGCCGTCGGCGATACGAAAACCGGCGGAAAGTCGGAGCCCAACGACTGCTGTGCCGCGAACCAAGTGAAGCCGGTCGACAATTCCGACAACGCCAACAGTGTGGTGACGTTATTGCAGTTCGGCGATTTCGATTTCCTCAACACGGGCGATCTCACTTGGAATCGAGAGTTCGATCTGGTCTGCCCGATCAATCGCGTGGGGGTCGTCGACGTGTTTCAAGTGAGCCATCACGGGCTCGACGTGAGCAACAACCCGGTGTTGATCAAGTCGATTTCGCCGCGCGTGGCAATCGTCAACAACGGCACCACGAAAGGGTGCGGGCCGCTGATGTTCGCGGCGCTCAAAGAGACGCCTTCGATCGAGGCAATCTACCAAGTGCATAAGAACCTGCGACCCGACGGCACGACGAACAACGCTCCCGATGAATTCATTGCGAACAAAGAAGCGGAGTGCAAAGGAGAGCACTTGAAGCTCTCGGTCGCGCCAGACGGAAAGTCGTACACCGTGAGCGTAGCCTCGACCGGGCACTCGAAGACGTACGCGAGTAAATAA
- a CDS encoding fumarylacetoacetate hydrolase family protein — protein MRLCRFTHQGKLQLGLYGEQSIVPLAAGAAAYEAATHEKLGLLKSDDLLDFLPPKGKGFAAASKLSQWVERNDGKLPAEAAIATASVQLHVPIPNPNKLFLLAGNYNEHIQEGGGLATERAETFPYVFMKPPTTTLVDPGKAVVIPKVSPGAIDWELELAVVIGTRCKGIAESDALSVVAGYTVVNDISNRKFRPNEARKKRDKDAFFDWLHGKWHDSFCPIGPCITSADAIPDPQALEMKLLLNDQVKQNSSTKAQIFPVAAVIAFISNIVTLEPGDIISTGTPAGVGSATGTFLKPGDTLKAGIAGIGTLVSPVVAE, from the coding sequence ATGCGCCTGTGTCGCTTCACGCACCAAGGAAAATTGCAACTCGGGCTCTACGGCGAACAGTCGATCGTGCCGCTCGCGGCAGGCGCCGCCGCTTACGAAGCCGCGACGCATGAGAAGCTCGGCCTTCTGAAGAGCGACGACTTGCTCGACTTCCTCCCGCCGAAGGGGAAAGGTTTCGCTGCGGCCTCGAAGCTCAGCCAATGGGTCGAACGGAACGACGGCAAGCTTCCTGCCGAAGCCGCGATCGCGACGGCGAGCGTGCAGCTGCATGTGCCGATTCCGAATCCGAATAAGCTCTTTCTGTTGGCCGGCAACTACAACGAACACATTCAAGAAGGGGGCGGCCTCGCAACGGAGCGCGCCGAAACCTTCCCGTACGTCTTCATGAAGCCGCCGACGACGACGCTCGTCGATCCCGGCAAGGCCGTCGTCATTCCGAAAGTGTCGCCCGGTGCGATCGATTGGGAGCTCGAGCTCGCCGTCGTCATCGGCACGCGTTGCAAAGGGATCGCCGAGAGCGATGCCTTGAGCGTCGTCGCCGGCTACACCGTCGTCAACGACATCAGCAACCGCAAGTTCCGCCCGAACGAAGCGCGCAAGAAGCGCGATAAGGATGCGTTCTTCGATTGGCTGCACGGCAAGTGGCACGATTCGTTCTGCCCGATCGGTCCTTGCATCACGAGCGCCGACGCCATCCCCGATCCGCAAGCTTTGGAGATGAAGCTACTGCTCAACGATCAAGTGAAGCAAAACTCCTCGACGAAGGCGCAGATCTTTCCGGTCGCCGCGGTGATCGCGTTCATCTCGAACATCGTGACGCTGGAGCCGGGCGACATCATCAGCACCGGCACGCCGGCCGGCGTCGGCAGCGCTACGGGCACGTTCCTCAAGCCGGGCGACACGCTCAAGGCCGGCATCGCCGGAATCGGCACGCTCGTCTCGCCGGTCGTGGCCGAATAG
- a CDS encoding WecB/TagA/CpsF family glycosyltransferase has product MPSTVELFGMHIDPLRMPEAVAQVWNWIEEGSGTCRYVVTPNVDHAVMLRDDVRLQAAYKHASLVLADGFPVVLASRLLKRPLPERVAGSDLAPALFASATVERPMSIYLLGAAPGVADRAAVNIAKRWPNAVVVGTYSPPLGFQNDTLENERIVARINAAAPDVLVLGFGAPKQEHWIAAHYDRLNAKTALCIGATIDFLAGEQSRAPLWMQKLNLEWLHRLAGQPRRLFKRYARDAVVFPQLVWKEWRNGPKG; this is encoded by the coding sequence ATGCCCTCCACCGTAGAACTTTTCGGAATGCACATCGACCCGCTTCGGATGCCCGAAGCCGTGGCGCAAGTGTGGAATTGGATCGAGGAAGGCTCGGGCACTTGCCGCTACGTCGTGACACCGAACGTCGATCATGCCGTGATGTTGCGCGACGATGTTCGTCTTCAAGCAGCCTACAAGCACGCTTCGCTGGTTCTTGCCGATGGCTTTCCGGTCGTGCTGGCTTCGCGGTTGTTGAAGCGTCCGTTGCCGGAACGGGTCGCCGGTAGCGATCTTGCGCCGGCGCTCTTCGCGTCGGCGACGGTTGAGCGGCCCATGAGCATCTACTTGCTCGGCGCTGCGCCGGGAGTTGCCGATCGGGCCGCGGTGAACATCGCAAAGCGTTGGCCGAATGCCGTGGTCGTCGGCACGTACAGCCCGCCGCTCGGGTTTCAGAACGACACGCTCGAGAACGAACGGATCGTCGCGCGAATCAATGCCGCGGCGCCCGATGTGTTGGTGCTCGGCTTCGGAGCGCCGAAGCAAGAGCATTGGATCGCGGCTCACTACGACCGCCTCAACGCGAAGACGGCGCTCTGCATCGGGGCGACGATCGACTTTCTCGCCGGCGAGCAATCGCGGGCCCCGCTCTGGATGCAAAAACTGAATCTCGAATGGCTGCATCGGCTCGCCGGCCAACCGCGGCGACTCTTCAAACGCTACGCGCGCGATGCCGTAGTGTTTCCGCAATTGGTCTGGAAAGAATGGCGCAACGGGCCTAAAGGCTAG
- a CDS encoding glycosyltransferase, with translation MPNLALLDADIVGPPSESESSEPRRKVRVLQIVNGEHYAGAERVQDLLAASLPEFGFETVFAAVKPDQFPLRRRNQGAPLYETPMRGKFDLRPARALAEIARRENCALIHTHTVRSAMVGRATAWLTGLPMVHHLHSPTSDDSTHSLRNWFNTVVERRSTSHVAGAIAVSKSLAAYGAKHGIPAERIHVVHNGVPLAGPLAARATPVGTWTIGCVALFRPRKGLEVLLDAVSLLKREGIDIRLRAVGRFETSAYERSIHAQVARLGLGEQIEWRGFRGDVAAEFAAMDLFVLPSLFGEGLPMVVLEAMSYGVPVIGTRVEGIPEALRADVDGLIAEPGDARSLAERISSVIDGSIDWQQLRSSAHARQAESFSDRSMAEGVANVYRQVLATCKRPTKQQA, from the coding sequence ATGCCGAACCTCGCACTCCTCGACGCCGACATCGTCGGTCCGCCGTCCGAGTCGGAAAGTTCCGAACCGCGCCGCAAGGTCCGAGTCTTGCAAATCGTCAACGGCGAGCATTATGCCGGAGCCGAACGCGTGCAAGATCTGCTCGCCGCGTCGTTGCCGGAATTCGGCTTCGAGACCGTGTTCGCAGCGGTTAAACCGGATCAGTTCCCGCTCCGTCGTCGCAACCAAGGGGCGCCGCTGTATGAAACTCCGATGCGCGGCAAGTTCGATCTTCGCCCGGCGCGCGCGTTGGCCGAGATTGCGCGCCGCGAAAACTGCGCATTGATCCATACGCACACCGTTCGCTCGGCGATGGTCGGCCGCGCCACCGCCTGGCTGACCGGTTTGCCGATGGTGCATCATCTGCATAGCCCGACGTCGGACGACTCCACGCACTCGCTGCGCAATTGGTTCAACACGGTCGTCGAGCGTCGCAGCACGTCGCACGTTGCAGGCGCGATCGCGGTGTCGAAGAGCTTGGCTGCTTACGGCGCCAAGCATGGCATCCCCGCCGAGCGGATTCATGTCGTGCACAACGGCGTTCCGCTCGCCGGCCCGCTCGCGGCGCGAGCGACTCCCGTCGGCACGTGGACGATCGGCTGCGTCGCGTTGTTTCGTCCGCGTAAGGGATTGGAAGTGTTGCTCGACGCCGTTTCGCTCTTGAAGCGAGAAGGGATCGATATCCGTCTCCGCGCCGTCGGGCGTTTCGAGACCTCAGCATATGAACGGTCGATCCATGCGCAAGTTGCGCGGCTCGGCCTCGGCGAACAAATCGAATGGCGCGGCTTTCGCGGCGACGTGGCCGCGGAGTTCGCGGCGATGGATCTCTTCGTGTTGCCGAGCCTGTTCGGCGAAGGGTTGCCGATGGTCGTACTGGAAGCGATGTCGTACGGAGTTCCGGTCATCGGCACGCGTGTCGAAGGAATTCCCGAAGCGTTGCGGGCCGATGTCGACGGCCTCATCGCCGAGCCGGGAGATGCCCGTTCGCTCGCCGAGCGGATCTCGAGCGTGATCGACGGCTCGATCGATTGGCAACAACTCCGCAGCTCGGCCCACGCCCGCCAAGCGGAAAGCTTTTCCGACCGCAGCATGGCGGAAGGAGTCGCGAACGTCTATCGACAAGTCCTCGCAACCTGCAAACGGCCAACCAAGCAACAAGCCTAG